The Thermodesulfobacteriota bacterium genome includes the window GGTCGGCCCGGACTACGAGAAGCCCGAGACTCCGCTTCCCGGGTCGTTCCAGGACGCGGGGGCCAAGGACTACAGGACCGACGCCGTCGAGATCGAGTGGTGGAGCGAGTTCCAGGACCCGATTCTCGACAGGCTCATTCGCGACGCGCTCGCCGGTAACTACGACATCGACATCGCGACGGCCCGAATACTCGAAGCACGCGCCCTCAGGGCCGAAACCGAGTTCGAGCTCGCGCCGATAGTGCCGTTCCAGGGGGACTACACCTGGCAGAGGTCGTCCAGGGCCCAGACGTTCCCGGGGGCCGACAGGAACACCGAGCTTTTCGACGCCGGGTTCGACGCCGTATGGGAGCTCGACATCTTCGGACGTATAAGGCGCACGATAGAGGCCGACACAGCAGAGCTCGAATCGCGCATAGCGACGCGGCAGGACGTAGTCGTGACGCTACTGGCCGAGGTGGCGAGGAACTATTTCGAGCTCCGCGGCGCGCAGAACGGCCTTGCCGTCGCGCGGAGGAACGCGGAGAACCAGAAGAACACTCTCGACCTTACCATAACGCTCCTCGAAGGAGGGCGCGGGACGGCGCTCGACGTGTCGAGGGCGAGGGCGCAGTACAACAACACGCTCGCACTTATCCCGCCGCTCGAAACGAAGGTCAAGCAGGCCATATACAGGATCGGGGTCCTCACGGGGCAGCTTCCCGATACCTACCTTGCCGAGCTTCTGAAGCCCGAGCCGTTCCCGGCCGTGCCCGACGTAGTCGCTGTCGGGACGCCCGTCGAGCTCCTCGAAAGGAGGCCCGACATAAGGGTGGCCGAAAGGCAGCTCGCGGCGTTTACGGCATCGATAGGCATCGCGACGGCGGACCTGTTC containing:
- a CDS encoding efflux transporter outer membrane subunit, producing MRYSTAAILKTILLTGVFLTGGFLTGCMVGPDYEKPETPLPGSFQDAGAKDYRTDAVEIEWWSEFQDPILDRLIRDALAGNYDIDIATARILEARALRAETEFELAPIVPFQGDYTWQRSSRAQTFPGADRNTELFDAGFDAVWELDIFGRIRRTIEADTAELESRIATRQDVVVTLLAEVARNYFELRGAQNGLAVARRNAENQKNTLDLTITLLEGGRGTALDVSRARAQYNNTLALIPPLETKVKQAIYRIGVLTGQLPDTYLAELLKPEPFPAVPDVVAVGTPVELLERRPDIRVAERQLAAFTASIGIATADLFPRISILGSAALQATTFSGLFDSGAGAFGVGPSIFWPAFDLGRVYQRVEAADARTQAAFAAYQQTVLAAIEDVDSSLVDHNNQIERHKYLVESVKESENAMELARMRYDYGVANFLDVLDAERTLLETQSELARSETELRTSLVAVYKALGGGWEYYEEDVRAQQAAGKAGEAAGEARQ